Proteins co-encoded in one Echeneis naucrates chromosome 22, fEcheNa1.1, whole genome shotgun sequence genomic window:
- the wdr35 gene encoding WD repeat-containing protein 35 isoform X2: MFIYLSKKIAIPNNIHLKCVSWNKDQGFIACGGDDGLLRVLKLETQTDDAKLKGLAAPSNLSMNQTLEGHSGAVQVVTWNEQYEKLTTSDQNGLIIVWMLYKGAWYEEMINNRNKSVVRSMSWNADGQKICIVYEDGAVIVGSVDGNRIWGKELKGNQLAHVAWSPDSKILLFGMANGEVQIYDNQGNFIMKMTISCLANATGAVSIAGIHWYAGSGGYVEPDCPCLAICFDNGRCQIMRYENDENPVCIDTLMNVVSIQWNHCGSVLAVAGSLRASNLEKEFNVVQFYTPFGEHLRTLKVPGKQMTGVAWEGGGLRIGLAVDSYIYFANIRPDYKWGYCCNTVVYAYTKPERQEYCVIFWDTKNNEKFVKYVKSLMSITTSGDFCILASKADDTQPQYVLILCNSIGTPLDSKYIDIDPLFVTMTKTHVIAASKEAFYLWQYRVAKKLTALEINQVTRTKKEGRERVYHIDSNLSGANDSGPDFAKAFTATRDPICCITATDKTLIVGRESGAIHRYSLPNVVLIQKYTLNNRAYYLSMNCNSSRLAIIDIAGVLTLLDLEVRTSTDDSSGNQVSAGDPSKFERKDVWDMKWANDNPDLFAMMEKTRMYVFRNLDPEEPIQTSGYICNFEDLEIKSVLLDEIMKDPERPNKDNLINFEIRSLRDSRALIEKVGIKDASQFIKDNPHPRLWRLLAEAALQKLDLKTAEQAFVRCKDYQGIEFVKRLGNLQSEPMKQAEVAAYFSRFEEAERIYLDMDRRDLAINLRIKLGDWFRVLQLLKTGSGDCDDTLLEQAYNAIGDYFADRQKWVNAVQYYLQGCNQERLAECYYMLEDYDGLERLTALLPENHKLLSEIGQMFATVGMCEQAVNAYLKCNQPKAAVDTCVHLNQWNKAVELARTHNMKEIKCLLSKYASHLLEKKKTLEAVELYRKAHHFLDAAKLMFKIANEEAKKRTRPLRVKKLFVLAARLVENFHEQVKTSQQSKAKGKKSEATFALAGLLEEDATSSDNRIVDNAWRGAEAYHFFLLAQRQLYEGYMENAMRTECEDNTCNSCSPREHLALHLREYEDIIPAVEIYSLLAICATTNRAFGTCSQAFIKLESLESLVPEQRQLYEDLALEIFTKYTPKDSPMVERERSAEGAEGKLPTCIVTGLPIQEYQFWMCSVCKHCAIEQEISKYNCCPLCHSPVA, translated from the exons ATGTTTATCTACCTGAGCAAGAAG ATCGCCATCCCCAACAATATCCATCTTAAATGTGTCTCTTGGAACAAAGACCAGGGCTTCATTGCCTGTGGAGGGGACGACGGTCTACTGAGAGTACTCAAGCTTGAAACTCAGACAG ATGATGCTAAACTTAAAGGTCTTGCTGCACCCAGCAATCTGTCAATGAACCAGACTCTTGAGGGACACAGTG GTGCAGTGCAAGTGGTCACATGGAATGAGCAATATGAGAAGCTGACAACCAGCGACCAGAATGGACTCATCATTGTATGGATGCTCTACAAAG GTGCATGGTACGAGGAGATGATCAACAACAGGAACAAGTCAGTTGTGAGGAGCATGAGCTGGAATGCGGATGGTCAGAAGATATGCATTGTATACGAAGATGGAGCTGTCATTGTTGGTTCTGTAGATG GTAACCGGATTTGGGGAAAGGAGCTAAAGGGAAATCAGCTTGCACATGTAGCATGGTCGCCAGACAGCAAAATCCTCCTTTTTGGCATGGCCAATGGGGAAGTACAAATCTATGACAACCAAGGAAACTTTATT atgaaaatgacTATAAGCTGCCTTGCAAATGCAACTGGAGCTGTCAGTATAGCAGGTATCCACTGGTATGCAGGAAGTGGAGGTTACGTTGAGCCAGACTGTCCATGTCTTGCCATCTGTTTTGACAATGGAAGATGCCAGATCATGCGCTATGAGAATGATgaaa ACCCAGTATGTATTGACACTTTGATGAATGTGGTCAGTATCCAGTGGAATCACTGTGGCAGTGTTCTGGCAGTGGCTGGTTCTCTTAGAGCCTCAAATCTAGAGAAAGAATTCAATGTCGTGCAGTTCTACACACCATTTGGAGAG CATCTGAGAACTCTCAAAGTTCCTGGGAAGCAGATGACAGGAGTTGCctgggagggaggagggttACGTATTGGCCTGGCTGTGGACTCCTACATCTACTTTGCAAACATACGACCAGATTACAAG TGGGGCTACTGTTGCAACACAGTGGTGTATGCCTACACGAAGCCAGAGCGGCAGGAGTACTGTGTGATATTCTGGGACACTAAAAACAATGAGAAGTTTGTCAAATATGTCAAGAGCTTGATGTCCATCACGACATCAGGAGACTTCTGCATCCTGGCTAGCAAGGCAGATGATACCCAGCCTCAG tatGTCCTGATTCTTTGCAACTCTATCGGGACTCCGTTGGACTCCAAATACATTGACATTG ATCCACTATTTGTCACCATGACCAAGACTCATGTGATTGCTGCATCCAAAGAGGCTTTCTACCTATGGCAGTACAGAGTGGCAAAGAAATTAACTGCTCTGGAGATCAACCAAGTGACCAGAACTaagaaggagggaagagagag GGTCTATCACATTGACAGCAACCTGTCTGGAGCCAACGATAGCGGTCCAGATTTTGCAAAAGCCTTCACA GCAACTCGAGATCCTATCTGCTGTATCACAGCAACAGATAAGACCCTAATTGTG GGCCGTGAGTCTGGGGCCATCCATAGATACAGCCTCCCAAATGTTGTTCTCATCCAGAAATATACCCTGAATAACAGAGCTTACTACCTGTCCATGAACTGCAACTCCAG TCGCCTAGCAATAATTGACATCGCCGGAGTACTGACGTTGTTGGATCTGGAGGTCCGTACCTCCACAGATGACAGCTCTGGGAACCAGGTATCTGCAGGAGATCCGTCCAAGTTTGAGCGGAAAGATGTTTGGGACATGAAATGGGCAAATGACAACCCTGATTTATTTGCCATGATGGAAAAGACCAGGATGTATGTCTTCAGGAACCTAGACCCAGAA GAGCCGATCCAAACATCTGGATACATTTGCAACTTCGAAGACCTGGAAATCAAATCTGTCTTGCTTGATGAAATCATGAAG GATCCCGAGAGGCCTAACAAAGACAACCTCATAAATTTTGAGATCCGCTCCCTGAGAGACAGTCGAGCCCTGATTGAGAAAGTTGGCATTAAAGATGCCTCACAGTTCATCAAAGACAACCCTCACCCAAGACTCTG GCGTCTCCTGGCTGAGGCAGCTCTGCAGAAGCTGGATCTGAAGACAGCCGAGCAGGCCTTTGTCCGCTGCAAAGACTACCAAGGCATAGAGTTTGTCAAGCGCCTGGGAAACCTGCAGAGTGAGCCTATGAAACAGGCAGAGGTGGCAGCTTACTTCAGCAGGTTTGAAGAAGCAGAGCGGATATACTTGGACATGGATCGCAG GGACCTTGCCATCAATCTCAGGATCAAGTTGGGGGACTGGTTCAGGGTGCTTCAGCTCCTCAAAACTGGCTCTGGAGACTGTGATGACACACTGCTAGAACAGGCATACAATGCAATCGGAGACTACTTtgctgacagacagaaatg GGTTAATGCCGTGCAGTACTACCTTCAGGGCTGTAACCAGGAGCGGCTAGCAGAATGCTACTACATGTTAGAGGACTATGATGGCCTTGAGAGACTGACTGCTCTGCTGCCAGAGAATCATAAACTCTTATCA GAGATTGGACAGATGTTTGCCACTGTGGGCATGTGTGAACAAGCTGTGAATGCCTACCTCAAGTGCAACCAACCCAAAGCTGCTGTGGACACATGTGTCCATCTGAACcag TGGAACAAAGCAGTGGAACTTGCCAGGACCCACAACATGAAGGAGATTAAATGTCTTCTTTCCAAATACGCCTCTCATCttctggagaaaaagaaaactttggaGGCCGTTGAACTGTATCGGAAAGCCCACCATTTTCTGGATGCAGCCAAACTCATGTTTaag ATAGCAAATGAGGAGGCAAAGAAAAGGACTCGACCTCTGCGGGTGAAGAAGCTCTTTGTGCTGGCAGCACGTCTTGTTGAGAACTTCCACGAGCAGgtgaaaacatcacagcagagcaAAGCCAAAGGGAAGAAGTCTGAG GCCACATTTGCACTTGCTGGGCTCCTTGAGGAAGATGCAACATCTTCAGACAATCGCATTGTGGACAACGCCTGGCGGGGGGCAGAGGCGTATCACTTTTTCCTGCTTGCACAAAGGCAGCTGTATGAAGGTTATATGGAGAACGCCATGCGCACAG aATGTGAGGACAATACTTGCAATAGTTGCAGCCCAAGAGAACATTTAG CCTTACATTTGCGTGAGTATGAGGACATCATCCCAGCAGTGGAGATCTATTCTCTACTGGCTATCTGTGCCACCACCAACCGGGCATTTGGCACATGCTCTCAGGCCTTCATCAAACTAGAGTCCCTGGAAAGTCTGGTGCCTGAACAGCGGCAGCTCTACGAGGACCTGGCCTTGGAGATCTTCACCAAGTATACCCCAAAGGACAGTCCCATGGTGGAAAGGGAGCGATCAGCAGAAGG GGCTGAAGGAAAGTTACCCACATGCATTGTGACCGGGCTGCCGATACAGGAGTACCAGTTCTGgatgtgcagtgtgtgtaaaCACTGTGCTATAGAGCAGGAGATCAGCAAATATAACTGCTGCCCGCTGTGCCACAGTCCTGTAGCCTGA